In one window of Sulfurihydrogenibium subterraneum DSM 15120 DNA:
- a CDS encoding Uma2 family endonuclease, whose product METLQAERKKKETQRKKIPKGLIYEMRHGKPIYYRDYDKVLEGEKSLEEVMGSSKLQAWIIDLIVGFLYSNLDRKKYKILLNKAGFQWAPKSWRNLDVAIFDREKLLKEGINNKYAKTPPEVVIEIDTKADLRKHGDFMNYQREKTQDLLDAGVKKVIWYTTFDKKVMVAEKDKPWIITDWDYEIEILDNLKFNLGENLKKDFENE is encoded by the coding sequence ATGGAAACATTACAAGCTGAACGTAAAAAGAAAGAAACACAAAGAAAAAAAATACCAAAAGGATTAATCTACGAAATGAGACATGGAAAACCCATATACTACAGAGATTATGACAAAGTTTTAGAGGGAGAAAAATCACTGGAGGAAGTCATGGGAAGTAGTAAACTACAAGCTTGGATTATTGATTTAATAGTAGGATTTTTATACTCTAACTTAGATAGAAAAAAATACAAAATCCTACTAAATAAGGCAGGTTTTCAATGGGCACCAAAGAGTTGGAGAAACCTTGATGTAGCTATATTTGATAGAGAGAAACTCTTAAAAGAAGGAATAAACAACAAGTATGCTAAAACTCCTCCAGAAGTAGTAATAGAGATAGATACAAAAGCAGATTTAAGAAAACACGGAGACTTTATGAACTATCAAAGAGAAAAAACTCAAGACTTGTTAGACGCAGGCGTTAAAAAAGTTATATGGTACACAACCTTTGACAAAAAAGTTATGGTGGCTGAAAAAGATAAACCTTGGATAATTACAGATTGGGACTACGAGATTGAGATACTTGACAATC